In a genomic window of Arvicanthis niloticus isolate mArvNil1 chromosome 8, mArvNil1.pat.X, whole genome shotgun sequence:
- the Grk6 gene encoding G protein-coupled receptor kinase 6 isoform X4 produces MNGGDLKFHIYHMGQAGFPEARAVFYAAEICCGLEDLHRERIVYRDLKPENILLDDHGHIRISDLGLAVHVPEGQTIKGRVGTVGYMAPEVVKNERYTFSPDWWALGCLLYEMIAGQSPFQQRKKKIKREEVERLVKEVAEEYTDRFSPQARSLCSQLLSKDPAERLGCRGGGAREVKEHPLFKKLNFKRLGAGMLEPPFKPDPQAIYCKDVLDIEQFSTVKGVDLEPTDQDFYQKFATGSVSIPWQNEMVETECFQELNVFGLDGSVPPDLDWKGQPTAPPKKGLLQRLFSRQRIAVGTAATVRKSSPPASSPQAESPTGGWR; encoded by the exons ATGAACGGAGGTGATCTCAAGTTCCACATCTACCACATGGGCCAGGCTGGCTTTCCTGAAGCACGTGCTGTCTTCTATGCTGCCGAGATCTGCTGTGGCCTGGAGGACCTGCACCGGGAACGCATTGTATACAG GGACCTAAAGCCAGAGAACATTCTTCTGGATGACCATG GCCACATTCGGATCTCCGACCTGGGACTGGCCGTGCATGTGCCTGAGGGCCAGACCATCAAAGGCCGAGTGGGCACTGTGGGCTACATGG CACCAGAGGTAGTGAAGAATGAACGCTACACATTCAGTCCTGACTGGTGGGCGCTGGGCTGCCTCCTGTACGAGATGATTGCAGGCCAGTCACCCTTccagcagaggaagaagaagatcaAGCGTGAAGAGGTGGAGCGGCTGGTCAAGGAAGTGGCCGAGGAATACACAGACCGCTTTTCCCCACAGGCTCGCTCCCTCTGTTCTCAG CTTCTCAGCAAGGACCCTGCTGAGCGCCTGGGGTGTCGCGGAGGTGGCGCCCGTGAGGTAAAGGAGCACCCCCTTTTCAAGAAACTGAATTTCAAGCGGCTGGGAGCTGGAATGCTAGAGCCGCCTTTTAAGCCTGAT CCCCAGGCTATTTACTGCAAGGATGTCCTGGACATTGAACAGTTTTCTACAGTTAAAGGTGTGGATCTGGAGCCCACAGACCAAGACTTCTACCAGAAGTTTGCCACGGGTAGTGTGTCCATCCCCTGGCAGAACGAG ATGGTGGAGACCGAGTGCTTCCAGGAACTCAATGTCTTTGGGCTGGATGGGTCTGTTCCCCCAGACCTGGACTGGAAGGGCCAGCCCACTGCACCCCCCAAGAAGGGATTGCTACAGAGACTCTTCAGTCGCCAA AGGATTGCTGTGGGAACTGCAGCGACAGTGAGGAAGAGCTCCCCACCCGCCTCTAGCCCCCAGGCGGAGTCCCCCACCGGCGGTTGGCGGTAG